In Gemmata obscuriglobus, a single genomic region encodes these proteins:
- a CDS encoding DUF4347 domain-containing protein has product MSKQRLWLRGLTSLVRACAHGGGSSRSRSVPVLSSRIEVLEARTVLSHASGITSHFGPAAAERVATQHELVVVDPHVADWQFLAASAKTQGRAVLVLNAEQDGIAQVGAALAAGSDWTGVHFFSHGSADGFQLGGSQIDRARIGSYADEVRQWRGSLASGADLLFYECDLAGGSAGRSLLDDFRAWTGADVAASTNVTGAAALGGDWVLEYQRGAIETGSPLTAAEQGAYAGTFATFTVTNTGDSGAGSLRQAIADANAADEADTIEFNLSNADPNFNAMTGKWTITLASALDVVTEQVLIDGRTQAGYAGAPLVVVNGSGINSNGIDLGSGSSGSTVRGLVINGFSGAGVHIASANNFVQGNWIGLNASGTAAAANGTGVLLDNAGGNTVGGATAADRNVISGNSQNGVSVSGAMATGNTILGNYIGLDHTGAAPIGNGASGVLTTAGATGTAIGGTAAGAGNFISGNAEYGVRIEADNTTVEGNVIGLFADGSVSASSGNHIGGVVVSSANNAIGAASAGNVISGNGGAGVHLQTSGATGNVLLGNYIGTDTAGSAATGFGNASGVLLSSGASGNTLGGAAAGAGNVVSGHSGNGVDMNNAPGNTLLGNFIGLDASGTSALPNLQGVMLIDAPNTVIGGSAAGERNVISGNTQNGIATIGEGISGTRIQGNYIGTNAAGTAAVSNGGAGISIDTLSGSRSTGLTIGGTTAGAGNLISGNNSDGILLQADSTLIAGNVIGLNAAGTAPLPNGTGITIINALSNTIGGTTAGARNVISGNLGEGFRVFGSSTSGNLIQGNYIGTDPAGSSATGFGNGGNGVRLIGTNNTVGGSTPGTGNVIAFNNGSGVSVESGLGQSVLQNSIFGNTSLGIDLGNNGANSNDGAASAGQPNLLTDFPVFTTANLVGSTLTVAGYVGSAAGQVEFANNRVEVFISDTSSANGSGRTYIGFLTTDASGNFSGSLNVTGLGLTVADSVTATATDAGGNTSEFGTNFDVNGEPVAVADAGAAVEAGGTNNGTPGTDPTGDVLANDTDPDVGDTKVVTGVVAGNAGSASGSVGVAVAGTYGSVVINADGSFAYTVNNVDAAVQALRTSSDTLTDTFTYTITDGGGLTSTAQLTVTIHGANDTPTGGAVAATAAEAGGLDNLTPGLNPTGTVFTNILDVDNGDTFTVTGVTAGVVGSASGAVGSPVAGAYGSLTVRADGTFVYTVDNASASVQALRAGNSVTDTFTYTAADLGDLTVTAQVTVTIQGAADAPGAAVLVAGGTVPLNAVAGTVVGQVAAPIADAGATVGYALVTSANGLFTIDSSGQIAVAPGAVFGSQNPGAYNLTVRTTGSNGTARDQTITLGVEVGGADRAVPRNGLTPVRFADGRIGFQNSAGQLVRTVAPPAGYGSFQVAIVPDRTGDGIDDLLVGAGSGIGSRVGIFDGATGAELLTWSPFSAGFIGGVSVACGDVTGDGVADFIIGAGPGAGPHVKVFDGVTGAERASFFAYDSRFRGGVSVAVGDVTRDGFADIVTAAGPGTAPHVKVFSGRFGDELMSFFAYDRDFFGGVRVSIRDVNADGLPDIITEATVAGRTHVKAFDTLTGEIIQSYFSP; this is encoded by the coding sequence GTGTCGAAACAACGATTGTGGCTGCGGGGGCTGACGTCTTTGGTTCGCGCGTGCGCCCACGGGGGCGGGTCGTCGCGGTCGCGCAGCGTCCCCGTTCTCTCGTCTCGCATTGAGGTGCTCGAGGCCCGAACGGTTTTGAGTCACGCCAGCGGCATCACCTCGCACTTCGGGCCGGCCGCTGCGGAACGTGTTGCTACCCAGCACGAACTGGTGGTGGTCGATCCCCACGTTGCCGACTGGCAGTTTCTGGCCGCCAGCGCGAAGACCCAAGGGCGCGCGGTTCTCGTTCTGAACGCCGAACAAGACGGCATCGCCCAGGTGGGCGCCGCGCTGGCGGCCGGCTCAGATTGGACCGGGGTTCACTTCTTCTCGCACGGCAGCGCCGACGGGTTCCAGCTTGGCGGGTCGCAAATCGACCGCGCCCGGATCGGGTCTTATGCGGACGAGGTCCGGCAGTGGCGCGGGTCCCTCGCTTCTGGTGCGGACCTGCTCTTTTATGAGTGCGATCTCGCCGGCGGGAGCGCGGGGCGGTCTCTTCTGGACGACTTCCGCGCGTGGACCGGTGCGGACGTGGCCGCGAGTACGAACGTCACCGGGGCCGCCGCGCTCGGCGGGGACTGGGTGCTCGAGTACCAACGGGGTGCGATCGAAACCGGCTCCCCTCTTACCGCCGCGGAGCAAGGCGCGTACGCGGGGACGTTTGCCACGTTCACAGTGACGAACACCGGCGACAGCGGCGCCGGCTCGTTGCGACAGGCGATTGCGGACGCCAACGCGGCCGACGAGGCGGACACAATCGAGTTCAACTTGTCCAATGCCGATCCCAATTTTAACGCCATGACCGGCAAGTGGACGATTACGCTCGCTTCGGCGCTGGATGTGGTCACCGAGCAGGTGTTAATCGACGGACGCACGCAGGCCGGTTACGCCGGGGCGCCGCTCGTCGTCGTGAACGGCAGCGGCATCAACAGCAACGGCATCGATCTGGGGAGCGGTTCCTCCGGCAGTACGGTTCGGGGCCTCGTTATCAACGGCTTTTCCGGCGCGGGCGTTCACATCGCCAGCGCGAACAACTTCGTTCAGGGCAACTGGATCGGGTTGAACGCCAGCGGAACGGCCGCGGCGGCCAACGGGACCGGAGTGTTACTAGACAACGCCGGCGGGAACACCGTGGGCGGCGCCACCGCGGCCGACCGGAACGTGATCTCCGGTAACTCACAAAACGGCGTCTCCGTTTCCGGAGCGATGGCAACCGGAAACACGATCCTGGGCAACTACATCGGGCTCGATCACACCGGCGCGGCTCCGATCGGTAACGGCGCCAGCGGCGTACTCACCACGGCCGGCGCGACGGGCACAGCGATCGGCGGAACCGCCGCCGGCGCGGGCAACTTCATTTCCGGTAACGCGGAGTACGGGGTCCGGATCGAGGCGGACAACACGACCGTCGAGGGCAACGTCATCGGCCTGTTCGCGGACGGAAGCGTCTCGGCGAGTTCGGGTAACCACATCGGCGGGGTCGTCGTCTCGTCGGCAAACAACGCCATCGGCGCGGCGTCCGCGGGAAACGTCATCAGCGGGAACGGCGGTGCCGGCGTCCACCTGCAAACCAGCGGGGCAACCGGGAACGTGCTTCTGGGCAACTACATCGGAACCGACACCGCCGGTTCCGCGGCCACCGGGTTCGGCAACGCCAGCGGCGTCCTTCTGAGCAGCGGGGCGTCCGGCAACACGTTGGGCGGCGCGGCTGCCGGAGCGGGAAACGTCGTCTCGGGACACTCGGGCAACGGCGTGGATATGAATAACGCTCCCGGCAACACGCTTCTCGGCAACTTCATCGGCCTCGATGCGTCAGGAACGTCTGCGTTACCGAACTTACAAGGTGTCATGCTGATCGACGCTCCGAACACCGTCATCGGCGGTTCGGCCGCCGGGGAAAGAAACGTCATCAGTGGGAACACGCAGAACGGAATTGCCACCATCGGCGAAGGGATCTCTGGCACGCGCATTCAGGGCAACTACATCGGCACCAACGCGGCCGGCACGGCCGCTGTCAGTAATGGGGGAGCGGGAATCAGCATCGACACGTTGTCCGGTTCGCGGTCGACGGGGCTCACGATTGGCGGCACCACCGCCGGTGCCGGGAATCTCATTTCGGGCAATAACTCCGACGGCATACTGTTGCAAGCCGACAGCACCCTCATCGCGGGCAACGTCATCGGCCTGAACGCCGCCGGCACCGCGCCTCTCCCGAACGGGACAGGCATCACGATCATCAACGCGCTGAGCAACACCATCGGCGGAACCACCGCGGGGGCGCGGAACGTTATCAGCGGCAACCTCGGTGAAGGGTTCCGCGTGTTCGGTTCGTCAACGTCCGGTAACCTCATTCAGGGCAACTACATTGGTACCGACCCGGCGGGTTCGTCCGCGACCGGCTTCGGCAACGGGGGCAACGGGGTCCGGTTGATCGGCACTAACAACACGGTTGGCGGCTCGACGCCCGGAACCGGCAACGTGATCGCCTTCAACAACGGCAGCGGGGTGAGCGTTGAGTCGGGGTTGGGGCAATCGGTCCTTCAGAACAGCATATTTGGGAACACCTCGCTGGGCATCGATCTGGGCAACAACGGGGCTAACTCAAACGACGGCGCGGCATCCGCTGGGCAGCCGAACCTGCTCACCGATTTCCCGGTATTCACCACCGCGAACTTGGTCGGGAGCACGCTCACCGTCGCCGGCTACGTCGGCAGCGCGGCCGGGCAAGTCGAGTTCGCGAACAACCGCGTCGAGGTGTTCATCAGCGACACCAGTTCCGCCAACGGGAGCGGCCGGACCTACATCGGCTTCCTGACGACCGACGCGAGCGGCAACTTCAGCGGCTCGCTGAATGTAACCGGGCTCGGCCTGACGGTCGCCGACAGCGTCACGGCGACGGCCACCGACGCCGGCGGCAACACGTCCGAGTTCGGCACAAACTTCGATGTCAACGGTGAGCCCGTCGCGGTCGCGGACGCGGGCGCGGCGGTCGAAGCGGGCGGCACGAATAACGGCACGCCGGGCACCGATCCCACCGGCGATGTCCTCGCCAACGACACGGACCCGGATGTCGGGGACACGAAGGTCGTGACCGGCGTGGTGGCGGGGAACGCGGGCAGCGCGTCGGGCAGCGTGGGCGTCGCCGTAGCTGGCACCTACGGTTCCGTCGTAATTAACGCGGACGGCTCGTTCGCCTACACCGTCAACAACGTCGATGCGGCCGTCCAGGCACTCCGCACGTCGTCCGACACACTGACCGACACATTTACCTACACGATCACCGACGGGGGCGGGCTCACGAGCACCGCACAACTGACGGTCACCATCCACGGCGCCAACGACACCCCGACCGGTGGCGCGGTCGCGGCGACCGCGGCCGAAGCCGGTGGGCTCGACAACCTGACTCCCGGCCTGAACCCGACCGGCACCGTGTTCACGAACATTTTGGACGTGGACAACGGCGACACCTTCACCGTCACCGGGGTCACTGCCGGCGTCGTGGGTTCGGCGTCGGGCGCGGTCGGCTCACCGGTGGCCGGCGCGTACGGCTCGCTCACGGTCCGCGCGGACGGCACGTTTGTCTACACGGTCGATAACGCCAGCGCGTCCGTTCAGGCCCTGCGGGCCGGTAATTCCGTAACGGACACGTTCACCTACACCGCGGCCGACCTGGGCGACCTCACCGTGACCGCCCAGGTGACCGTCACGATCCAGGGGGCCGCCGACGCCCCCGGGGCTGCCGTTCTCGTTGCCGGGGGCACGGTCCCGCTGAACGCCGTGGCCGGGACGGTCGTGGGCCAGGTGGCCGCTCCGATCGCCGACGCGGGGGCCACAGTCGGTTACGCCCTGGTGACCAGCGCCAACGGGCTGTTTACGATCGATTCGAGCGGCCAGATCGCCGTCGCGCCCGGAGCGGTGTTCGGCAGCCAGAACCCGGGAGCGTACAACCTGACCGTGCGCACCACCGGTTCAAACGGCACGGCCCGCGATCAGACGATCACCTTGGGAGTTGAGGTGGGCGGCGCCGACCGGGCGGTGCCGCGGAACGGGCTAACACCCGTGCGGTTCGCCGACGGACGAATCGGCTTCCAGAACTCGGCCGGACAACTGGTTCGGACGGTCGCACCGCCGGCCGGTTACGGCTCGTTCCAGGTCGCGATCGTGCCGGACCGGACCGGCGACGGGATCGACGACCTGCTCGTGGGGGCGGGATCGGGGATCGGCTCCCGTGTCGGGATCTTCGACGGCGCGACCGGCGCCGAGTTGCTCACGTGGTCCCCGTTCTCCGCCGGGTTCATCGGAGGGGTTTCGGTGGCCTGCGGGGACGTGACCGGAGACGGGGTCGCCGACTTCATCATCGGCGCCGGCCCCGGTGCCGGCCCGCACGTGAAGGTGTTCGACGGCGTGACCGGGGCCGAGCGGGCCAGTTTCTTCGCCTACGACAGCCGGTTCCGGGGCGGCGTGTCGGTCGCGGTCGGAGACGTGACGCGCGACGGGTTTGCGGACATCGTTACGGCCGCCGGGCCGGGCACCGCGCCCCACGTCAAAGTGTTCTCGGGCCGGTTCGGCGATGAGTTGATGAGCTTCTTCGCGTACGACAGGGACTTCTTCGGCGGCGTCCGGGTCTCGATTCGCGATGTCAACGCGGACGGGTTGCCGGACATCATAACGGAAGCCACCGTCGCCGGCCGCACGCACGTAAAAGCCTTCGACACGCTGACGGGCGAAATCATCCAGAGTTACTTTTCCCCATGA